A window of Desertibacillus haloalkaliphilus contains these coding sequences:
- a CDS encoding YheC/YheD family endospore coat-associated protein — translation MLSLGILVLHVSQELTYFREIANRASDYNITVYRFLPSQVDRTTARVINGLRYDPNEDRWVTTTFPIPTYIYDRCFYRRISCYKKHAPIIRWLRDHYETTFLGYGLPNKWEVFKALNKNKVISNYLPETVKVEHVSDIIKHVKHYKEVLVKPTSGSQGQGIFVVTEKPTHYEVKIEKNQLLVVHCFINEVKLAESISLLLHSQRYILQPFLSLKNQQNHPFDLRVFLQKDKNGFWCEQGRAVRTGKKAHFLSNLHAGGQIYPYQQWLQHLSEEKQQQLESNIHQLLEHLPSSLESSFHPLFELGIDIGIDQSESVWLLEVNSKPGRTILLEDDSFNKDQLYEAPLAFCQHLSSLIKRS, via the coding sequence ATGTTGTCTTTAGGAATTTTAGTGTTGCACGTTTCACAAGAGCTTACTTATTTTCGCGAAATTGCAAATCGAGCAAGTGATTATAATATCACCGTCTATCGCTTTTTACCTTCACAAGTTGATCGAACAACAGCACGAGTGATCAATGGCTTACGTTATGATCCAAATGAAGATCGATGGGTGACTACTACCTTCCCTATACCTACGTATATTTATGACAGATGTTTTTACCGACGAATTTCCTGCTATAAAAAACACGCTCCTATCATACGTTGGTTAAGAGATCACTATGAAACCACCTTCCTTGGTTATGGACTTCCAAATAAATGGGAAGTCTTCAAAGCACTAAACAAAAACAAAGTCATTAGCAACTATTTACCTGAAACCGTAAAGGTTGAACATGTAAGTGACATTATCAAACATGTGAAGCATTACAAGGAGGTGTTAGTAAAGCCCACTTCTGGTTCTCAAGGCCAAGGGATATTCGTTGTGACAGAAAAACCAACTCACTACGAGGTTAAAATAGAAAAGAATCAATTGCTAGTCGTTCATTGTTTTATTAACGAAGTGAAATTGGCGGAATCGATATCATTGCTCCTCCATTCACAACGCTACATCCTCCAACCGTTCCTTTCACTCAAAAATCAGCAAAATCACCCATTTGATCTTCGCGTCTTTCTCCAAAAGGATAAAAATGGCTTTTGGTGTGAACAAGGAAGAGCGGTACGTACAGGAAAAAAAGCACATTTCCTCTCGAATCTACACGCTGGAGGACAAATATATCCTTATCAACAATGGCTTCAACACCTGTCAGAAGAAAAACAACAACAGCTTGAATCAAACATCCATCAATTACTTGAACACTTACCAAGCTCATTAGAATCATCGTTTCATCCCCTATTTGAACTCGGTATCGATATCGGGATTGACCAAAGTGAGTCTGTTTGGTTACTAGAAGTAAATTCAAAGCCGGGGAGAACGATTTTACTCGAAGACGATAGCTTTAATAAAGATCAACTCTATGAGGCACCTTTAGCATTTTGTCAGCACTTATCTTCATTGATAAAAAGGAGTTGA